A stretch of Fusobacterium sp. DD2 DNA encodes these proteins:
- the istB gene encoding IS21-like element helper ATPase IstB, with the protein MNIKEASKTLKLSYLRENHEEILEEAKNLKLTNREFLELYLERELERRQNNGITRRIKNAKFTNKKFIEDFDKSKYSLEINNKFEYLEKLKFIDNKENIILIGTPGCGKTHYATALGIRACMNEKSVLFTSVPNLVIELQEAMSKSQITNYKKRFEKYDLVILDELGYVSFDKTGCEILFNLLSSRNDKGSIIVTTNLDFNRWEEIFKDPMLTGAMVDRLAHRAHIMDMSREISYRMEDTISWSKEIL; encoded by the coding sequence ATGAACATAAAAGAAGCATCTAAAACACTAAAACTATCATATCTAAGAGAAAACCATGAAGAAATACTAGAAGAAGCAAAAAACTTAAAACTAACAAATAGAGAATTTCTAGAACTATACCTAGAAAGAGAATTAGAAAGAAGACAAAACAACGGCATAACAAGAAGAATAAAAAACGCAAAATTTACAAACAAAAAGTTCATAGAAGACTTTGACAAAAGCAAATACTCATTAGAAATAAACAACAAATTTGAATACCTAGAAAAATTAAAATTCATAGACAACAAAGAAAATATAATCCTAATAGGAACACCAGGATGTGGAAAAACACACTATGCCACAGCCCTAGGGATAAGAGCCTGCATGAATGAAAAATCAGTTCTCTTTACATCAGTACCAAACCTAGTAATAGAACTACAAGAAGCAATGAGTAAAAGTCAAATAACAAACTACAAAAAGAGATTTGAAAAATATGACCTAGTAATCTTAGACGAACTAGGATATGTATCCTTTGATAAAACAGGCTGTGAAATACTCTTTAACCTACTATCATCAAGAAATGATAAAGGATCAATAATAGTAACAACCAACCTAGACTTCAATAGATGGGAAGAAATATTTAAAGATCCAATGCTAACAGGAGCAATGGTAGATAGACTAGCCCATAGGGCCCATATAATGGACATGTCTAGAGAGATAAGTTATAGAATGGAAGACACCATATCATGGTCTAAAGAAATATTATAA
- the istA gene encoding IS21 family transposase produces the protein MKNLMDKHSIIKLKNEGYSNREVAKLLSINRKTVAKYWDEYVECIEKLEDCSADQGFLQEQIASAPKYDSSNRKKTKYTKEIDAFLDQILEGEIKKDIDLKSHKQALSVVQIHQMIVDAGFDISYPSIAVYVREKRKKNKECFIKQDYDYGDRLEYDFGEVKLKIDGRLEKLSLAVLSSPASNFRWVYLYTNQGSDVFFDSQVRFFEMLGGMYREVVYDNMKNVVSRFIGKGEKELNSKLLAFANYYGFNINTTNCFKGNEKGHVEGSVRIIRKNVFALKYEFKSLDEARKYLEEKLIEINKNSKIEEEKEKLLPLRPKYELAKITKQKVDSYGLVQVENNKYSVYDYLVGKIVTIRTYAEEVKIYYEENLIASHKKKDGAGETSIDIRHYLDSLARKPGAIRNSLALKEVPALKTIFDNHFTKEPKKFVEIIKINQEKTTDELIDIFKNYIEFGKETLPKDVIKEKENTNNLEIQTRKIISMYDSLCIGGPHEHKRSI, from the coding sequence GTGAAAAATTTAATGGACAAACATTCGATTATCAAATTAAAAAATGAGGGTTACTCTAATCGTGAGGTTGCAAAACTTCTTTCAATTAACAGAAAGACCGTCGCTAAATATTGGGACGAGTATGTAGAGTGCATAGAGAAATTAGAGGATTGTAGTGCTGACCAAGGGTTTTTGCAAGAACAGATTGCTTCAGCACCTAAGTACGATTCTTCTAATAGAAAGAAAACTAAATATACAAAAGAGATTGATGCCTTTCTAGATCAAATTCTTGAAGGTGAGATAAAGAAAGATATTGACCTAAAAAGTCATAAGCAAGCTTTAAGTGTTGTACAAATCCATCAAATGATAGTAGATGCAGGCTTTGACATTTCGTATCCTTCCATAGCTGTATATGTTAGAGAAAAAAGAAAGAAAAACAAAGAGTGTTTTATCAAACAAGATTATGACTATGGAGATAGGCTTGAATATGATTTTGGAGAAGTTAAGCTGAAGATAGATGGAAGACTTGAAAAACTAAGCCTTGCTGTTCTATCTTCTCCTGCATCAAATTTTAGATGGGTCTATCTATATACAAACCAAGGGTCAGATGTATTTTTTGATTCACAAGTAAGATTTTTTGAAATGCTTGGTGGAATGTACAGAGAAGTAGTCTATGACAACATGAAAAATGTTGTTTCTAGATTTATTGGCAAGGGAGAAAAGGAACTAAACTCCAAACTCTTAGCATTTGCCAACTACTACGGCTTTAATATCAACACTACAAATTGCTTTAAAGGCAACGAAAAAGGCCATGTAGAAGGAAGTGTAAGAATAATAAGGAAAAATGTATTTGCTCTAAAATATGAATTTAAAAGTCTAGATGAAGCAAGAAAGTATCTAGAAGAAAAACTGATTGAAATAAATAAAAACTCAAAAATAGAAGAAGAAAAAGAAAAACTTCTTCCCCTAAGACCAAAATATGAACTAGCAAAGATAACAAAACAAAAAGTAGACTCATATGGACTTGTACAAGTAGAAAACAATAAGTATTCAGTCTATGACTATCTAGTAGGAAAAATAGTAACCATAAGAACATATGCAGAAGAAGTAAAGATATACTATGAAGAAAATCTAATTGCAAGCCATAAAAAGAAAGATGGCGCTGGTGAAACAAGTATTGATATCAGACATTACCTAGATTCACTAGCAAGAAAGCCAGGAGCAATTAGAAATTCACTAGCACTAAAAGAAGTCCCTGCTTTAAAAACCATCTTTGATAACCATTTTACCAAAGAACCAAAGAAATTTGTAGAAATAATTAAAATAAACCAAGAAAAAACTACAGATGAATTAATAGATATATTTAAAAACTACATCGAGTTTGGAAAAGAGACCCTTCCCAAGGATGTAATAAAAGAAAAAGAAAATACAAATAACCTAGAAATACAAACAAGAAAAATAATATCAATGTATGACAGCTTGTGCATAGGAGGCCCACATGAACATAAAAGAAGCATCTAA
- a CDS encoding tyrosine-type recombinase/integrase: MSEKRRDNKGRILKTGESQRKDGRYLYKYIDSFGEPQFVYSWKLVATDRVPAGKRDCISLREKIAELQKDIHDGIDVVGKKMTLCQLYAKQNAQRPKVRKNTETGRKYLMDILKKDKLGVRSIDSIKPSDAKEWAIRMSENGYAYQTINNYKRSLKASFYIAIQDDCVRKNPFDFQLKAVLDDDTVPKTVLTEEQEEKLLAFAKADKTYSKNYDEILILLKTGLRISEFGGLTLPDLDFENRLVNIDHQLLRDTEIGYYIETPKTKSGERQVPMVEEAYQAFKRVLANRKNDKRVEIDGYSDFLFLNRKNYPKVASDYNGMMKGLVKKYNKYNEDKLPHITPHSLRHTFCTNYANAGMNPKALQYIMGHANIAMTLNYYAHATFDSAMAEMKRLNKEKQQERLVA; this comes from the coding sequence ATGTCAGAAAAAAGACGTGACAATAAAGGTCGAATCTTAAAGACTGGAGAGAGCCAACGAAAAGACGGAAGATACTTATACAAATATATAGATTCATTTGGAGAACCGCAATTTGTTTACTCGTGGAAACTTGTGGCTACAGACCGAGTACCAGCAGGAAAGCGTGATTGTATCTCACTTAGAGAGAAAATCGCAGAGTTACAGAAAGACATTCATGATGGTATTGATGTTGTAGGAAAGAAAATGACACTCTGCCAGCTTTACGCAAAACAGAACGCTCAAAGACCAAAGGTTAGAAAAAACACTGAAACTGGACGCAAATATCTTATGGATATTTTGAAGAAAGACAAGTTAGGTGTAAGAAGTATTGACAGTATTAAGCCATCAGACGCTAAAGAATGGGCTATTAGAATGAGTGAAAATGGTTATGCTTATCAAACCATCAATAACTACAAACGTTCTTTAAAGGCTTCATTCTATATTGCTATACAAGATGATTGTGTTCGGAAGAATCCATTTGACTTTCAACTGAAAGCAGTTCTTGATGATGATACTGTCCCTAAGACCGTACTAACAGAAGAACAGGAAGAAAAACTGTTAGCCTTTGCAAAAGCTGATAAAACCTACAGCAAAAATTATGATGAAATTCTGATACTCTTAAAAACAGGTCTTCGTATTTCAGAGTTTGGTGGTTTGACACTTCCAGATTTAGATTTTGAGAATCGTCTTGTCAATATAGACCATCAGCTATTGAGAGATACTGAAATTGGGTACTACATTGAAACACCAAAGACCAAAAGTGGCGAACGTCAAGTTCCTATGGTTGAAGAAGCCTATCAAGCATTTAAGCGAGTGTTAGCGAATCGAAAGAATGATAAGCGTGTTGAGATTGATGGATATAGTGATTTCCTCTTTCTTAATAGAAAGAACTATCCAAAAGTGGCAAGTGATTACAACGGCATGATGAAAGGTCTTGTTAAGAAATACAATAAGTATAACGAGGATAAATTGCCACACATCACTCCACATAGTTTGCGACATACATTCTGTACCAACTATGCAAATGCAGGAATGAATCCAAAGGCATTACAGTACATTATGGGACATGCTAATATAGCCATGACGCTGAACTATTACGCACATGCAACATTCGATTCTGCAATGGCAGAAATGAAACGCTTGAATAAAGAGAAGCAACAGGAGCGTCTTGTTGCTTAG
- a CDS encoding excisionase has protein sequence MKQTDIPIWERYTLTIEEASKYFRIGENKLRRLAEENKNANWLIMNGNRIQIKRKQFEKIIDTLDAI, from the coding sequence ATGAAGCAGACTGACATTCCTATTTGGGAACGTTATACCCTAACCATTGAAGAAGCGTCAAAATATTTTCGTATTGGCGAAAACAAGCTACGACGCTTGGCAGAGGAAAATAAAAATGCAAATTGGCTGATTATGAATGGCAATCGTATTCAGATTAAACGAAAACAATTTGAAAAAATTATAGATACATTGGACGCAATCTAG
- a CDS encoding helix-turn-helix domain-containing protein gives MKTQYPMIPFPLIVKATDGDTEAINQILHHYRGYITKRSLRLMKDEYGNQSMVVDEVLRGRMETRLITKILSFEIK, from the coding sequence ATGAAAACACAATATCCTATGATTCCCTTTCCTCTCATTGTAAAGGCAACAGATGGCGATACCGAAGCGATTAACCAGATTCTACATCATTACAGAGGGTACATAACGAAGCGTTCCCTACGACTTATGAAAGATGAATATGGCAATCAAAGTATGGTCGTTGATGAAGTCTTACGTGGAAGAATGGAAACCAGACTGATTACAAAGATTTTGTCATTTGAAATTAAGTAA
- a CDS encoding sigma-70 family RNA polymerase sigma factor, whose translation MKPSSFQTTIENQFDYICKRAMEDERKNYMLYLSRIAKREVSFSDVGDYLVSQFATTDNYSTDFQIFTLNGLSVGVENDLLSEALRELPDKKREILLLFYFMDMSDSEIADLLKLNRSTVYRHRTSGLALIKKFMEEFEE comes from the coding sequence ATGAAACCATCTTCTTTTCAGACCACAATAGAAAATCAGTTTGACTATATCTGTAAACGTGCTATGGAAGACGAGCGAAAGAATTATATGCTTTATCTTTCAAGGATTGCAAAGCGTGAGGTGTCCTTTTCGGATGTTGGCGATTATCTTGTTAGCCAGTTTGCGACAACAGATAACTATTCAACTGACTTTCAGATTTTTACACTCAATGGGTTATCAGTAGGCGTTGAAAATGATTTGTTGAGTGAAGCATTACGTGAGTTGCCAGACAAGAAACGTGAAATTCTACTGCTGTTTTACTTTATGGACATGAGCGATTCAGAAATTGCAGACCTGTTGAAATTGAACCGTTCTACTGTCTATCGGCATAGAACCAGTGGACTAGCCTTAATTAAAAAGTTTATGGAGGAATTTGAAGAATGA
- a CDS encoding helix-turn-helix transcriptional regulator yields MRKKEDKYDFRAFGLAIKEARLKRGLTREQVGALIEIDPRYLTNIENKGQHPSIQVLYDLVSLLHVSVDEFFLPANNLVKSTRRLQIEKYMDSFTDKELSLMESLASGINEARNIED; encoded by the coding sequence ATGCGTAAAAAAGAAGATAAATATGATTTTAGAGCCTTTGGTTTAGCCATTAAAGAAGCTCGATTGAAACGAGGTTTAACTCGTGAACAAGTGGGAGCATTGATTGAAATTGACCCACGGTACTTAACTAATATTGAAAATAAAGGGCAACACCCCAGCATACAAGTTCTTTATGACCTTGTATCGTTACTTCATGTTTCCGTTGATGAATTTTTCTTACCTGCTAATAACTTGGTAAAAAGCACCCGACGATTACAGATAGAGAAATACATGGATAGCTTTACAGACAAAGAACTATCCTTAATGGAATCTTTAGCCAGCGGTATCAACGAAGCAAGAAACATCGAAGACTAA
- a CDS encoding cysteine-rich KTR domain-containing protein, which produces MCPVCGNKTRLKIREDTELKKFPLYCPKCRQENLIEIKQFKVTVITEPDAKTQSR; this is translated from the coding sequence TTGTGTCCTGTATGTGGAAATAAAACACGATTAAAGATAAGGGAAGATACTGAATTAAAAAAATTCCCCCTCTATTGTCCGAAATGCAGACAAGAAAATTTAATTGAAATAAAGCAGTTCAAAGTAACTGTGATTACAGAGCCAGACGCAAAGACGCAGAGCCGATAA
- the tet(M) gene encoding tetracycline resistance ribosomal protection protein Tet(M) translates to MKIINIGVLAHVDAGKTTLTESLLYNSGAITELGSVDKGTTRTDNTLLERQRGITIQTGITSFQWENTKVNIIDTPGHMDFLAEVYRSLSVLDGAILLISAKDGVQAQTRILFHALRKMGIPTIFFINKIDQNGIDLSTVYQDIKEKLSAEIVIKQKVELYPNMCVTNFTESEQWDTVIEGNDDLLEKYMSGKSLEALELEQEESIRFQNCSLFPVYHGSAKNNIGIDNLIEVITNKFYSSTHRGQSELCGNVFKIEYTKKRQRLAYIRLYSGVLHLRDSVRISEKEKIKITEMYTSINGELCKIDKAYSGEIVILQNEFLKLNSVLGDTKLLPQRERIENPLPLLQTTVEPSKPQQREMLLDALLEISDSDPLLRYYVDSTTHEIILSFLGKVQMEVISALLQEKYHVEIELKEPTVIYMERPLKNAEYTIHIEVPPNPFWASIGLSVSPLPLGSGVQYESSVSLGYLNQSFQNAVMEGIRYGCEQGLYGWNVTDCKICFKYGLYYSPVSTPADFRMLAPIVLKQVLKKAGTELLEPYLSFKIYAPQEYLSRAYNDAPKYCANIVDTQLKNNEVILSGEIPARCIQEYRSDLTFFTNGRSVCLTELKGYHVTTGEPVCQPRRPNSRIDKVRYMFNKIT, encoded by the coding sequence ATGAAAATTATTAATATTGGAGTTTTAGCTCATGTTGATGCGGGAAAAACTACCTTAACAGAAAGCTTATTATATAACAGTGGAGCGATTACAGAATTAGGAAGCGTGGACAAAGGTACAACGAGGACGGATAATACGCTTTTAGAACGTCAGAGAGGAATTACAATTCAGACAGGAATAACCTCTTTTCAGTGGGAAAATACGAAGGTGAACATCATAGACACGCCAGGACATATGGATTTCTTAGCAGAAGTATATCGTTCATTATCAGTTTTAGATGGGGCAATTCTACTGATTTCTGCAAAAGATGGCGTACAAGCACAAACTCGTATATTATTTCATGCACTTAGGAAAATGGGGATTCCCACAATCTTTTTTATCAATAAGATTGACCAAAATGGAATTGATTTATCAACGGTTTATCAGGATATTAAAGAGAAACTTTCTGCCGAAATTGTAATCAAACAGAAGGTAGAACTGTATCCTAATATGTGTGTGACGAACTTTACCGAATCTGAACAATGGGATACGGTAATAGAGGGAAACGATGACCTTTTAGAGAAATATATGTCCGGTAAATCATTAGAAGCATTGGAACTCGAACAAGAGGAAAGCATAAGATTTCAGAATTGTTCCCTGTTCCCTGTTTATCACGGAAGTGCAAAAAACAATATAGGGATTGATAACCTTATAGAAGTGATTACGAATAAATTTTATTCATCAACACATCGAGGTCAGTCTGAACTTTGCGGAAATGTTTTCAAAATTGAATATACAAAAAAAAGACAACGTCTTGCATATATACGTCTTTATAGTGGCGTACTGCATTTGCGAGATTCGGTTAGAATATCGGAAAAGGAAAAAATAAAAATTACAGAAATGTATACTTCAATAAATGGTGAATTATGTAAAATCGATAAGGCTTATTCCGGGGAAATTGTTATTTTGCAGAATGAGTTTTTGAAGTTAAATAGTGTTCTTGGAGATACAAAGCTATTGCCACAGAGAGAGAGAATTGAAAATCCCCTCCCTCTGCTGCAAACGACTGTTGAACCGAGCAAACCTCAACAAAGGGAAATGTTGCTTGATGCCCTTTTGGAAATCTCAGATAGTGATCCGCTTCTACGATATTACGTGGATTCTACGACACATGAAATTATACTTTCTTTCTTAGGGAAAGTACAAATGGAAGTGATTAGTGCACTGTTGCAAGAAAAGTATCATGTGGAGATAGAACTAAAAGAGCCTACAGTCATTTATATGGAGAGACCGTTAAAAAATGCAGAATATACCATTCACATCGAAGTGCCGCCAAATCCTTTCTGGGCTTCCATTGGTTTATCTGTATCACCGCTTCCATTAGGGAGCGGAGTGCAGTATGAGAGCTCGGTTTCTCTTGGATACTTAAATCAATCGTTTCAAAATGCAGTTATGGAGGGGATACGCTATGGCTGTGAACAAGGATTGTATGGTTGGAATGTGACGGACTGTAAAATCTGTTTTAAGTATGGCTTATACTATAGCCCTGTTAGTACCCCAGCAGATTTTCGGATGCTTGCTCCTATTGTATTGAAACAAGTCTTAAAAAAAGCTGGAACAGAATTGTTAGAGCCATATCTTAGTTTTAAAATTTATGCGCCACAGGAATATCTTTCACGAGCATACAACGATGCTCCTAAATATTGTGCGAACATCGTAGACACTCAATTGAAAAATAATGAGGTCATTCTTAGTGGAGAAATCCCTGCTCGGTGTATTCAAGAATATCGTAGTGATTTAACTTTCTTTACAAATGGACGTAGTGTTTGTTTAACAGAGTTAAAAGGGTACCATGTTACTACCGGTGAACCTGTTTGCCAGCCCCGTCGTCCAAATAGTCGGATAGATAAAGTACGATATATGTTCAATAAAATAACTTAG
- a CDS encoding tetracycline resistance determinant leader peptide, whose product MILKYPENICMLCMPMVMHKNPSDKSIYHWDFYALLGF is encoded by the coding sequence GTGATTCTAAAGTATCCGGAGAATATCTGTATGCTTTGTATGCCTATGGTTATGCATAAAAATCCCAGTGATAAGAGTATTTATCACTGGGATTTTTATGCCCTTTTGGGCTTTTGA
- a CDS encoding conjugal transfer protein — protein sequence MRKEDLMMKFRKNQNKEKQIPKEKKPRVYKVNPHKKVVIALWVLLGLSFSFAIFKHFTAIDTHTIHETTIIEKEYVDTHHVENFVENFAKVYYSWEQSDKSIDNRMESLKGYLTDELQALNVDTVRKDIPVSSSVRGFQIWTVEPTGDNEFNVTYSVDQLITEGENTKTVHSAYIVSVYVDGSGNMVLVKNPTITNIPKKSSYKPKAIESEGTVDSITTNEINEFLTTFFKLYPTATASELSYYVNDGILKPIGKEYIFQELVNPIHNRKDNQVTVSLTVEYIDQQTKATQVSQFDLVLEKNGSNWKIIE from the coding sequence ATGAGAAAGGAAGATTTAATGATGAAATTTAGAAAAAATCAGAATAAAGAAAAACAGATACCAAAGGAAAAGAAACCTCGTGTCTATAAGGTCAATCCTCATAAAAAGGTTGTGATTGCCTTGTGGGTACTTTTAGGGCTTAGTTTCAGCTTTGCGATATTCAAGCACTTTACAGCTATAGATACTCATACTATTCACGAAACAACTATCATAGAAAAGGAATACGTTGATACTCATCATGTAGAAAATTTTGTAGAGAACTTTGCGAAAGTCTACTATTCATGGGAGCAATCCGATAAGTCCATTGATAATCGAATGGAAAGTCTAAAAGGCTATCTGACAGATGAACTTCAAGCTCTCAATGTTGATACAGTACGCAAAGATATTCCTGTATCGTCTTCTGTAAGAGGATTTCAGATATGGACGGTAGAGCCAACTGGCGACAATGAGTTTAATGTAACCTACAGTGTAGACCAGCTCATTACAGAGGGAGAAAATACAAAGACCGTCCACTCTGCTTATATAGTGAGTGTCTATGTAGATGGTTCTGGAAATATGGTACTGGTTAAGAATCCGACCATTACCAACATACCTAAGAAATCAAGTTATAAACCAAAAGCCATTGAAAGTGAGGGGACGGTTGATTCCATTACAACCAATGAAATCAATGAGTTTTTAACGACGTTCTTCAAGCTCTATCCTACAGCGACAGCCAGTGAACTTTCCTACTATGTGAATGACGGGATATTAAAACCAATCGGAAAAGAGTACATCTTTCAAGAACTGGTAAATCCTATTCACAATCGTAAGGATAATCAAGTCACGGTATCGCTGACAGTGGAGTATATCGACCAGCAGACCAAAGCAACGCAGGTATCTCAATTTGATTTGGTACTTGAAAAGAACGGGAGTAATTGGAAGATTATAGAATAA
- a CDS encoding bifunctional lysozyme/C40 family peptidase — protein sequence MKLKTLVIGGSGLFLMVFSLLLFVAILFSDEQDSGISNIHYGGVNVSAEVLAHKPMVEKYAKEYGVEEYVNILLAIIQVESGGTAEDVMQSSESLGLPPNSLSTEESIKQGVKYFSELLASSERLSVDLESVIQSYNYGGGFLGYVANRGNKYTFELAQSFSKEYSGGEKVSYPNPIAIPINGGWRYNYGNMFYVQLVTQYLVTTEFDDDTVQAIMDEALKYEGWRYVYGGASPTTSFDCSGLTQWTYGKAGINLPRTAQQQYDVTQHIPLSEAQAGDLVFFHSTYNAGSYITHVGIYLGNNRMFHAGDPIGYADLTSPYWQQHLVGAGRIKQ from the coding sequence ATGAAGTTGAAAACTTTAGTGATTGGTGGTTCTGGATTATTCTTGATGGTCTTCTCACTGCTTCTGTTTGTTGCCATTTTATTTTCAGATGAACAGGACAGCGGAATTTCCAATATTCATTATGGAGGTGTGAATGTTTCCGCAGAAGTGCTGGCTCATAAGCCTATGGTAGAAAAATATGCCAAAGAATATGGCGTTGAAGAATATGTCAACATACTTCTTGCGATTATACAGGTGGAATCGGGCGGTACTGCGGAAGATGTTATGCAGTCCTCGGAATCCCTCGGTCTTCCACCTAATTCATTGAGTACAGAAGAATCCATTAAGCAAGGTGTGAAGTATTTCAGTGAATTATTAGCCAGTAGCGAAAGGCTCAGTGTAGATTTAGAATCGGTTATCCAGTCCTACAATTATGGTGGTGGTTTCTTAGGGTATGTGGCTAATCGTGGAAATAAATATACCTTTGAACTGGCTCAAAGTTTCTCAAAAGAGTATTCAGGTGGCGAAAAAGTGTCTTACCCCAATCCCATAGCCATACCTATCAATGGGGGCTGGCGATACAACTATGGCAATATGTTTTATGTGCAACTGGTAACGCAGTATCTTGTCACAACAGAGTTTGATGATGATACGGTACAAGCCATCATGGACGAAGCACTGAAATATGAGGGCTGGCGATACGTTTACGGTGGAGCTTCCCCGACTACTTCTTTTGATTGTAGCGGACTGACACAATGGACGTATGGAAAAGCTGGAATTAACTTACCACGAACCGCACAACAGCAATATGATGTGACCCAGCATATCCCACTATCGGAAGCACAAGCTGGCGATTTGGTTTTCTTTCATTCTACCTATAACGCTGGCTCTTATATTACTCATGTTGGGATATACCTTGGCAATAACCGTATGTTTCATGCAGGCGACCCAATCGGTTATGCCGACTTAACAAGCCCCTACTGGCAACAGCATTTAGTGGGAGCAGGACGAATCAAACAATGA
- a CDS encoding IS3 family transposase (programmed frameshift), with the protein MAKHYDEDLKKQLVKIYNQGNYSYRALASEYGLSTSTLRDWVIKYNNTGSFNIDDNRTEEEKELIRLRKQLKQLEMENDILKQAALLLGQKIDLIISNRDKYSISAMSRLLGVTRSLVYYHLNKEKDNRSDEDEKLIEEIKEIFRKSRNNYGTRKIRKELRKIGYKISRRKIGRIMKENGLVSNYTVAQYKVVRLKYNEEDIPNLLNREFDNREYLEAIVSDLTYVRVGRTWNYICLIIDLNNREIIGYSAGQNKDANLVAEAFYSIRQPLNRIKIFHTDRGREFKNIKIEEILNIFGIKRSLSEKGSPYDNAVSEAVNKVMKTEFIYQEKFNNLQELKLKLAEYVYWYNNLRIHGSLGYKTPVEYRKEV; encoded by the exons ATGGCGAAACATTATGACGAAGACTTAAAAAAACAATTAGTAAAAATTTATAACCAAGGAAACTATTCATACAGAGCATTAGCATCAGAATATGGATTATCAACATCTACCCTTAGAGACTGGGTAATCAAGTATAATAATACAGGATCATTTAACATAGATGATAATAGAACAGAAGAAGAAAAAGAACTAATTAGACTTCGTAAACAGTTAAAACAGTTGGAAATGGAGAATGATATTTTAAAGCAAGCTGCACTACTGTTAG GGCAAAAAATAGACCTCATTATCTCGAATAGAGATAAATATAGCATTAGTGCAATGTCTAGACTACTTGGGGTCACAAGAAGTTTAGTCTACTACCATTTAAACAAAGAAAAAGACAACAGATCAGATGAAGATGAAAAACTAATAGAAGAAATAAAAGAAATATTTAGAAAAAGTAGAAATAACTATGGAACACGCAAAATAAGAAAAGAACTAAGGAAAATAGGTTATAAAATATCAAGAAGAAAAATAGGCCGAATAATGAAGGAAAATGGGCTAGTCTCAAACTATACAGTAGCACAATATAAAGTAGTAAGATTAAAATATAACGAAGAAGACATCCCTAACCTTTTGAACAGAGAATTTGACAATAGAGAATACTTAGAAGCAATAGTAAGCGATCTGACATACGTCAGAGTAGGAAGAACATGGAATTATATATGTTTAATAATAGACTTAAATAACCGTGAAATAATAGGATACTCAGCAGGTCAAAACAAAGATGCAAATCTAGTAGCAGAAGCTTTTTACTCAATAAGGCAACCTCTAAATCGTATAAAAATATTTCACACAGACAGAGGAAGAGAATTTAAAAACATAAAAATAGAAGAAATACTAAACATATTTGGTATAAAAAGATCACTAAGTGAAAAAGGAAGTCCATATGACAACGCAGTAAGCGAAGCAGTCAATAAAGTAATGAAGACAGAATTCATATATCAGGAGAAGTTTAATAATCTCCAAGAACTCAAACTGAAATTAGCAGAATACGTATACTGGTATAATAACCTAAGAATTCACGGATCTCTAGGCTATAAAACACCAGTAGAATATAGAAAAGAAGTATAA